One window of Bacillus sp. THAF10 genomic DNA carries:
- a CDS encoding potassium/proton antiporter, translating to MLQGAFHVDYFILLTAFLLIVGVITTKFSSRLGVPALVLFIIVGMTAGSDGFGLIFFDNVKYAQLIGIFALVIILFEGGLQTKWNTVSKVIKPSLSLATFGVILTSAIVAVSAKLILDVTWLEAFLFGAIVGSTDAAAVFAVLKGQNIKARMGATLEAESGTNDPMAVFLTLSFIELLTASDPSYIGFVGSFFWQMGIGLLLGLGLGKLASYSINQINLDSSGLYPVFAMAFALLTYSIAALMGASGLLAVYVAALIIGNNELTYRQSIFRFNEGFAWMMQILMFIILGLLVFPGQLFQFDIMLKGLLLSIILIVVARPIAVFLSTLGMNFTVKEKVFLSWAGLRGAVPIVLATFPMIAGIPNAQLFFNVVFFVVLTSTLVQGSTITMLAQKLQLTGPQKIAPIHSLELVSIGKANAEIIEFQVEQDLDMVGKTLAELKFPDKTLINAVIRSGILVTPSGDTVIKDKDFLYILTSRKSKLALEEFLKKKKPTEQEQEQEEKELSKVEN from the coding sequence ATGCTTCAAGGAGCCTTTCATGTGGACTATTTTATTCTATTAACCGCATTTCTACTAATAGTAGGAGTTATTACCACAAAATTTTCTTCCAGACTTGGTGTGCCAGCTCTTGTACTGTTCATTATAGTTGGAATGACAGCAGGTAGCGATGGTTTTGGATTGATCTTTTTTGATAATGTGAAATATGCTCAGCTCATCGGTATTTTTGCATTAGTCATCATTCTTTTTGAGGGTGGACTGCAAACAAAGTGGAATACGGTAAGCAAGGTTATAAAGCCTTCCTTATCCTTAGCGACTTTCGGTGTTATTTTGACTTCCGCTATCGTTGCAGTGTCCGCCAAATTGATTTTGGATGTCACTTGGCTAGAAGCATTTTTGTTTGGTGCAATCGTAGGATCTACAGATGCTGCAGCGGTTTTCGCAGTTTTAAAAGGACAAAATATTAAAGCTCGTATGGGTGCAACGCTTGAAGCGGAATCGGGGACAAATGACCCAATGGCGGTGTTTTTAACTCTTTCTTTTATTGAACTACTTACCGCCTCAGATCCAAGCTATATCGGATTTGTTGGAAGCTTCTTTTGGCAAATGGGCATTGGTTTACTCTTAGGACTTGGATTAGGAAAATTAGCTTCTTATTCTATTAATCAAATTAATTTGGACTCTTCTGGTTTATACCCCGTTTTTGCGATGGCCTTTGCCTTACTTACGTATAGTATTGCTGCATTAATGGGAGCAAGTGGGTTGTTGGCTGTTTATGTGGCGGCATTAATTATCGGAAATAATGAACTTACCTATCGTCAATCAATTTTCCGTTTTAATGAAGGTTTTGCTTGGATGATGCAAATCTTAATGTTTATAATCCTAGGGCTTTTAGTATTTCCAGGACAACTTTTTCAATTTGATATCATGTTAAAAGGACTATTACTTTCCATTATTCTTATTGTTGTTGCAAGACCAATAGCAGTATTCTTATCGACACTAGGCATGAATTTTACTGTAAAAGAAAAGGTCTTTCTTTCTTGGGCAGGATTAAGAGGGGCAGTACCAATTGTATTAGCGACTTTCCCAATGATTGCAGGAATTCCAAATGCCCAGCTTTTCTTTAATGTTGTATTTTTCGTTGTATTAACGTCAACACTTGTACAAGGGTCGACCATTACGATGCTTGCTCAAAAGCTTCAACTTACTGGCCCACAAAAAATTGCCCCTATTCATTCGTTAGAGCTTGTTTCGATTGGAAAAGCAAATGCTGAAATTATTGAGTTTCAAGTGGAGCAGGATTTAGATATGGTGGGAAAAACGTTAGCAGAGCTGAAATTCCCAGATAAAACGCTCATTAATGCCGTGATTCGATCAGGCATCCTTGTCACTCCATCTGGAGATACGGTGATAAAAGATAAAGATTTTCTCTATATATTGACTTCAAGAAAAAGTAAGCTAGCTTTAGAGGAATTTCTGAAAAAGAAAAAACCAACAGAGCAAGAACAAGAACAAGAGGAGAAAGAACTATCTAAGGTAGAAAATTAA
- a CDS encoding tyrosine-type recombinase/integrase, translated as MEYVEAIKKRSYILQMKEYLKEHSLRDYLFFVMGINMGLRISELLQLKVEDMKEDEKIKEFFLTDDHTTIYINHQVKQAISLYLHHRPLSSSDYLFKSKKCKTPITRQQAYRIINKAAKEIGVPGKIGTHTLRKTFGYHAYSSGVAVSLLQKHFRHATPSETLRYLGVKKRDDTPVKIDVNL; from the coding sequence ATGGAGTATGTCGAAGCAATAAAAAAACGTAGTTATATCCTTCAAATGAAAGAATACTTAAAAGAACATTCCTTACGTGACTATTTATTTTTCGTAATGGGAATCAATATGGGTCTTCGGATAAGTGAGCTCCTTCAATTAAAAGTAGAAGATATGAAGGAAGACGAGAAGATAAAGGAATTTTTTTTAACAGATGACCATACGACAATTTATATTAATCACCAAGTAAAACAGGCTATATCCCTATACCTTCACCATCGGCCACTTTCTTCATCAGACTATCTCTTTAAGTCCAAAAAATGCAAAACCCCCATTACAAGACAGCAGGCATACCGCATCATCAATAAGGCGGCCAAGGAAATTGGAGTTCCGGGAAAAATAGGAACGCATACGTTAAGAAAAACCTTTGGATACCACGCTTATAGTAGTGGTGTGGCAGTATCCTTATTACAAAAACACTTTCGTCACGCAACTCCGTCTGAAACGTTACGATATTTAGGTGTAAAAAAACGAGACGATACACCTGTAAAAATAGATGTAAATTTATAG
- a CDS encoding DUF3784 domain-containing protein, whose product MWIFFFIQLALILIFILLGWMIVKKEAYGLISNFRGRPKEEQEELIQRGYPQKAGKLLIITGVALLCLLPLLFTGISFVLEISVMVMMFFLLGGFIYLSKYEVPRKQKLSYIISSSIAVTTFVFLGIVFFFGYQDFELKAQEESFEITGVYGDEWSYEEVQEVRLLSEMPEVTARTNGYGMPTLSKGHFKLKEYGKGLLFVYRDSSPYLFIQTKEETIIINSKSADNTESWYDFLKEHVSKEKE is encoded by the coding sequence ATGTGGATCTTTTTCTTTATACAGCTTGCATTAATTTTAATTTTTATATTGTTAGGATGGATGATTGTTAAAAAAGAAGCGTATGGCCTTATTTCTAACTTTAGAGGCAGACCAAAAGAAGAACAGGAAGAACTGATACAACGCGGCTACCCACAAAAGGCAGGAAAATTACTAATTATTACTGGTGTTGCTTTATTATGCTTACTGCCATTGCTATTTACAGGCATCTCGTTTGTATTAGAGATAAGCGTGATGGTGATGATGTTTTTCTTATTAGGAGGCTTCATCTATTTATCCAAGTATGAAGTTCCGAGAAAACAAAAATTAAGTTATATTATCAGCTCAAGCATAGCAGTAACTACCTTCGTTTTTCTTGGAATTGTTTTCTTTTTTGGCTATCAGGATTTTGAGCTAAAAGCACAGGAGGAATCTTTTGAAATTACAGGCGTTTATGGTGACGAATGGAGTTATGAGGAAGTGCAGGAGGTTCGCTTATTATCAGAAATGCCAGAAGTAACGGCTCGCACAAATGGTTATGGAATGCCAACTCTTTCAAAAGGGCACTTTAAGCTAAAGGAATATGGGAAGGGTCTTTTGTTTGTTTATCGTGATAGCTCACCATATTTATTCATACAAACCAAGGAAGAAACAATTATTATTAATTCAAAAAGTGCAGATAATACCGAAAGCTGGTATGATTTTTTAAAGGAACATGTATCAAAAGAAAAGGAATAA
- a CDS encoding undecaprenyl-diphosphate phosphatase translates to MEEIIVLLKYIFLGIFQGITEPIPVSSSGHVMILQELLGMELEGLTFEIVVNAASLLAILIIYRESISRLFFGALRFIAKKEKEDKADFMFVVYLVVGTIPAGIIGVVFGDAISDALDNIKVIGVTLIVTGIALWLIRNLRGRKNDAELSFKDSIIIGFAQAIALIPGISRSGATIVAAMARGMKQETALRFSFLLFVPVSVGSMLLAIKDLLGMENLNEIVLPYSLAFIAALIASYFSLKWFMGIMARGNLAYFSIYCFIVGTLVILFL, encoded by the coding sequence ATGGAAGAAATCATTGTTTTGTTAAAGTATATATTCCTTGGGATTTTTCAAGGAATTACCGAGCCTATACCTGTTTCATCTAGCGGACATGTCATGATTCTGCAAGAGCTTTTGGGTATGGAGCTTGAGGGATTAACTTTTGAAATCGTGGTAAACGCTGCTTCCTTACTTGCCATTTTGATTATTTATCGCGAATCGATTTCACGACTGTTTTTTGGAGCGTTGAGATTTATTGCGAAGAAAGAGAAGGAAGACAAAGCAGATTTTATGTTTGTCGTGTATTTAGTGGTAGGTACGATTCCAGCTGGAATTATTGGAGTGGTTTTCGGAGATGCCATTTCTGATGCGTTAGACAACATCAAGGTTATTGGAGTTACCCTCATTGTGACTGGTATTGCCTTATGGTTAATACGCAATCTACGCGGTCGAAAAAACGATGCAGAATTGTCCTTCAAGGATTCCATCATCATCGGGTTTGCTCAAGCTATCGCACTTATACCTGGTATTAGTAGATCTGGTGCGACCATTGTTGCTGCGATGGCACGTGGGATGAAGCAAGAAACTGCACTTAGGTTTTCCTTTTTATTATTTGTTCCGGTAAGTGTAGGAAGTATGCTATTAGCAATTAAAGATTTATTGGGGATGGAAAATCTAAATGAAATTGTTCTGCCATATTCTTTAGCTTTTATTGCCGCATTAATTGCATCTTATTTTTCGTTAAAATGGTTTATGGGAATTATGGCTAGAGGTAACCTTGCTTATTTCTCTATATACTGTTTTATTGTAGGAACACTTGTGATCCTATTCTTATAA
- a CDS encoding NCS2 family permease: MKSTTIHYPWYKKEDTDAFFALFQNNLANFVIIAVTMLGMGFPASIVFGKVIPGAAVAVMVGNLYYAFMAKRLAEKEKRTDVTALSYGISTPVMFVFLFGVLAPANALTGDPELAWKIAVAAAFLSGLIEALVSFTGNWVRNNLPRAAMLGALAGVALTFIAGEMLFNTFSIPVVGLVALVIIIAGVVGKISMPFKIPASLFAVIIGTILAFALGYQSPGQISEGLANIGFYPILPSFAAFEGMSYLFTALVGLLAIILPITLYNAIETMNNVDAMAAAGDSYDVRECQAVDGVGTMLGAVFGGLFPTTVYIATVGSKWMGAGRGYSILNAIVFGLAAMTGVIAALAAIIPLAAVAPILVFVGISMVSTAFQSNEKRYFPAVAIAMLPYFANYVMTRFNKSAGEVVAGISEGIVPLGQGAMFTAIILGAITVYIIDQDYRRAASFALIGSFLSFVGFMHAPKLSINAAPDFALGYVLISVFLIYCSFQYKSGALDNKTKRTLKQKIAS, translated from the coding sequence ATGAAATCAACCACCATCCATTACCCTTGGTATAAAAAAGAAGATACGGATGCTTTTTTTGCCCTTTTTCAAAATAACCTCGCCAATTTTGTCATCATCGCTGTTACGATGCTTGGTATGGGATTCCCAGCAAGCATTGTGTTTGGAAAAGTAATCCCTGGTGCTGCAGTAGCGGTGATGGTTGGTAATCTTTATTATGCCTTTATGGCAAAACGCCTTGCTGAGAAAGAAAAACGGACGGATGTTACCGCGCTTTCCTATGGAATTAGTACTCCCGTTATGTTTGTGTTTTTATTTGGAGTACTAGCACCAGCTAATGCATTAACTGGAGACCCTGAGCTTGCTTGGAAAATTGCCGTAGCTGCTGCTTTTTTAAGCGGTTTGATTGAAGCGTTGGTTAGCTTTACAGGTAATTGGGTAAGAAACAACCTTCCACGCGCTGCCATGCTTGGAGCACTAGCAGGTGTGGCTTTAACGTTCATTGCTGGAGAAATGCTTTTTAATACATTTTCTATTCCTGTCGTTGGATTAGTTGCACTCGTCATTATCATTGCTGGTGTTGTTGGGAAAATCAGCATGCCATTTAAAATCCCAGCTTCCCTCTTTGCTGTTATCATCGGAACAATTTTGGCCTTTGCACTTGGTTATCAATCGCCAGGTCAAATTTCTGAAGGGCTAGCAAATATCGGGTTCTATCCTATTCTCCCTAGCTTTGCTGCTTTTGAAGGAATGAGCTATTTGTTTACAGCCTTAGTTGGCTTACTTGCCATCATATTGCCGATTACTTTGTATAATGCTATTGAAACGATGAACAACGTGGATGCCATGGCTGCTGCAGGTGATTCTTATGATGTTCGTGAGTGTCAAGCAGTCGATGGAGTGGGTACGATGCTTGGGGCAGTTTTTGGCGGTCTTTTCCCTACTACCGTTTATATTGCGACAGTAGGCTCGAAATGGATGGGTGCAGGACGAGGTTATAGCATCTTAAACGCTATTGTTTTTGGTCTTGCAGCCATGACTGGAGTAATTGCAGCCCTTGCCGCCATTATCCCGCTCGCTGCGGTCGCTCCAATATTAGTATTCGTGGGAATTTCCATGGTCTCTACTGCTTTTCAGTCCAATGAGAAAAGATATTTCCCTGCTGTTGCCATTGCCATGCTACCGTACTTTGCAAACTATGTCATGACCAGATTTAATAAAAGTGCTGGAGAAGTAGTTGCTGGAATTTCAGAAGGAATTGTCCCTTTAGGACAAGGAGCGATGTTCACTGCCATTATTTTAGGAGCCATTACGGTTTATATTATTGATCAAGATTACAGAAGAGCTGCTTCCTTTGCTCTCATCGGTTCATTCTTATCTTTTGTCGGATTTATGCACGCACCAAAGCTGTCTATAAATGCAGCACCTGATTTTGCATTAGGTTATGTTTTGATTTCCGTATTTTTAATATATTGCAGCTTCCAATATAAATCTGGAGCTCTCGATAATAAGACTAAGAGAACATTAAAACAAAAGATTGCCTCATAA
- a CDS encoding calcium/sodium antiporter: MTYVLLVVGFALLIKGADWFVDGASQIAKILRISPLLIGLTIVAFGTSSPEATVSILAALDGNAEVSLGNVIGSNIFNITLVVGITALLNPLKVESETIRKEIPFTLLGSTVLLVLISDMFLQGLTENLLTRSDGLIFLLIFSIFMYYIFEVARNNRETIAAENEKEAPKWGKNSILTFVGLAAIIFGGELVVRNSTEIAVSLGMSQTLVGLTIVAIGTSLPELVTSVMAAIKKQSEIALGNIVGSNIFNIFFVLGTSSLIIPLPVDSRVFVDIGLMLFLTVVLLIFSRTNYRIGKIEGSFMAVAYVVYLIFIILRN, from the coding sequence ATGACTTACGTTTTGTTAGTAGTCGGCTTCGCCTTATTGATTAAAGGAGCGGATTGGTTTGTAGATGGAGCATCTCAAATTGCAAAGATTCTCAGAATTTCTCCGTTACTGATAGGATTGACCATTGTGGCCTTCGGTACTAGCTCCCCAGAAGCAACGGTGAGTATTCTAGCAGCACTTGATGGAAATGCCGAGGTGTCTCTTGGTAATGTGATTGGTAGTAACATCTTTAATATCACCTTAGTCGTGGGGATTACTGCCTTATTAAATCCTCTAAAAGTGGAAAGTGAAACCATAAGAAAAGAAATACCCTTTACCTTACTTGGTAGCACAGTTCTGTTAGTGTTGATCAGTGATATGTTCTTGCAAGGTTTGACTGAAAACTTGCTAACTAGAAGTGATGGTTTGATTTTTTTATTGATTTTTAGTATTTTCATGTATTATATTTTTGAAGTAGCCAGAAACAATCGAGAAACAATTGCAGCCGAAAATGAAAAGGAAGCTCCTAAATGGGGAAAAAACAGCATTCTTACCTTCGTAGGTCTAGCTGCGATTATTTTTGGAGGAGAGCTTGTTGTAAGAAACAGTACCGAAATTGCTGTTTCACTTGGAATGAGCCAAACGCTTGTCGGGTTAACCATTGTTGCAATCGGAACGAGCTTACCTGAATTAGTTACGTCGGTGATGGCTGCGATAAAAAAACAAAGTGAGATTGCCCTAGGAAATATTGTGGGAAGTAATATCTTCAATATTTTCTTTGTACTTGGGACCTCTTCCTTAATTATTCCTTTACCTGTGGATAGCAGGGTCTTTGTTGATATTGGATTGATGCTATTCCTGACGGTAGTTTTGTTGATATTTTCCAGAACGAATTATCGAATTGGGAAAATAGAGGGAAGCTTCATGGCTGTTGCATATGTGGTATATTTAATTTTCATTATTCTTAGAAATTGA
- a CDS encoding DedA family protein, whose product MEQFFLTIFAFFAQMGVWGIMLGLMVEVIPSEIVLGYGGYLISKGEVNRTGALIAGVVGGTFAQLFLYWAGSMGGRPFLEKYGKYIFIQPKHLDISERWFQHYGPIVVFTARFIPIVRHAISIPAGIAKMKFSHFLLYTIAAIIPWTVLFLYLGFQLGENWRDIKHAAQPLVIPLMILIILGAITYFVFDRKRMR is encoded by the coding sequence ATGGAACAATTTTTTTTAACAATTTTTGCTTTTTTTGCACAAATGGGTGTTTGGGGAATTATGTTGGGCTTAATGGTGGAAGTCATTCCAAGTGAAATTGTGTTAGGTTATGGTGGCTATCTCATTTCTAAAGGAGAAGTCAATCGCACCGGTGCGCTTATTGCTGGGGTTGTTGGAGGGACATTTGCACAGCTTTTCTTATATTGGGCTGGTAGCATGGGAGGGAGACCCTTTCTTGAGAAATACGGAAAATACATATTCATTCAGCCTAAGCATTTAGATATATCAGAAAGATGGTTTCAGCATTATGGACCTATTGTCGTTTTTACTGCTAGGTTCATTCCGATAGTAAGACATGCCATTTCCATCCCAGCAGGCATTGCTAAAATGAAATTTTCGCACTTTTTACTCTACACAATAGCAGCGATTATACCTTGGACTGTTCTATTTTTATACCTTGGCTTTCAATTGGGTGAAAATTGGCGGGATATTAAGCATGCGGCGCAACCGTTAGTGATTCCGCTGATGATCTTAATTATATTAGGTGCCATTACTTATTTTGTGTTTGACAGAAAAAGAATGCGATAG
- a CDS encoding xanthine phosphoribosyltransferase produces the protein MKLLQNAIVEKGSVLPNGVLKVNNFLNHQIDTELMIEIGKEFAHRFSNSHIDKVITIESSGIAPSFFAAHTLGVPLVFARKKKSLTLKDNVYTSEVFSYTKQESSEITIAKEFLQENERVLIIDDFLANGQAAQGLIDVVKQAGATVEGIGIVIEKSFQPGRQLLEEKGYRVESLARIQSLNDEQITFLDEATVTQSN, from the coding sequence ATGAAATTATTGCAGAACGCCATCGTAGAAAAAGGCTCCGTCCTTCCTAACGGAGTATTGAAGGTAAACAACTTTCTTAATCACCAAATTGATACAGAACTAATGATAGAAATAGGAAAAGAGTTTGCACATCGTTTCTCTAACTCTCACATTGACAAAGTCATAACTATCGAATCGTCTGGCATTGCCCCGAGTTTCTTTGCCGCACATACCCTTGGTGTCCCTCTCGTATTTGCAAGAAAGAAAAAATCTTTAACGCTAAAAGACAATGTTTACACAAGCGAGGTTTTTTCCTACACCAAACAGGAATCAAGTGAAATAACGATTGCTAAAGAATTTTTACAAGAAAATGAACGCGTATTAATCATTGATGATTTTCTCGCAAATGGACAGGCTGCCCAAGGGTTGATCGATGTAGTCAAGCAAGCTGGTGCAACCGTTGAGGGCATTGGTATTGTTATTGAAAAATCATTTCAGCCTGGAAGACAACTATTAGAGGAAAAAGGATACCGTGTGGAATCGTTAGCACGGATTCAATCGCTTAACGATGAGCAAATCACATTTTTAGATGAAGCTACCGTCACACAATCAAACTAA